From uncultured Treponema sp.:
CATTTTGGTTTTAAGCATTGAAACACAAAGCAAAGAGTAAAAATATGCTAGAAATGATTCCTTATATTAGTTTCCTTTTTATTTCCGTTATAATAAGCGCGTATTCCCAAATTCTCCTAAAAAAATCTGCCCAAAAAACATACAAAAGTTTTTTCAAAGAATATATAAATCCCTACGTCATATGCGGATACGGAATATTCTTTATAGCAATTTTTCTTGATATGCTTGGACTAAGAAAAGTTCCTGTATCTTATATTCCTATTATAGAAAGCTCAAGCTATGTATTTATAATAATTTTCAGCAGGATATTCTTAGGCGAAAAAATAAACAGGCGAAAAACAATTGCAATATCAGCAATTCTGCTAGGAATCGGAATTTACTTAGTATAGAATTTTACTCTCTATGAATGGTCAAATTCAATAATAAGTGATATAAGTATATATGATGAAATATGTTTACGTTTTAACTTCCACACCAAATGATTTCTATTATGAACAGTGCCTTATGTCAGTTTTTTCACTAAGACATCATACTCCCGATGCACAGATAGTCATTTTGACTGATAATAAGACTAGCAGTTCCTTTTCTGCGTCAAATAAAAGGCTTGGCTTGATAAACCAAGGCGCAACAATCATAACAGTGAACTTTGATGACTCTGTATCAAATACACAACGCTCAAGAATTCTAAAAACTACAATTCCAGAACATGTATCGGGCGATTTCCTTTTTATAGACTGCGACACAATCATCTGTGATGATTTATCTTCAATCGAAAAGAATCTTCAAGACACAAAAATTTCAGCCGTTTTGGACGGTCATGTTCCTTTATCAGAACACAAGCACAAAGACTACTTTATAAAGCGTGAAAAAAAACTTGGCTTTTCTGCAAGCGAAAAAACTGGCAAACACTATAATAGCGGTGTTATGCTTTTTAAAGATTGTCCAGAAAGCAGAGAATTTTTTAAAAAGTGGAATGAACTATGGACATGGTGTTTCACAGAAAAGCATGACCATCATGACCAGCCAGCATTTAATGAGGCAAGTCTTGAGTGTGGTGCAATAATAAAAGAACTTGACGGAATTTGGAACTGCCAGTTAAGTCAAGGTGGACTTGCATACCTTGAAAATGCAAAAATTATACATTATTTTTCAAGCGAAGGTGGTAAAAATTACATTCCATACTACAAACTTGCAGAAAAAAATATACAGCAAAAAGTAAAAGATTTTGGTGGAATTCCATCAGATGTTTCCCAGATGATATTAAATCCTAAATTTCAGTTCAACAAAGTTCATCTTATAAACGACAAAAGAATTGTAAGCATAATGCAGTCTGCAATTATTTTTACAATTGCAGACATAAAAATAAAAATACCGTGGCTTTTTAATATTCTGGAAAGTATTTGCAGAAATTCTAGAAATTTTGCTAAAAAATTAAAGAAAAAGAAATAGTGTAAATTTCCAATCTTAAGTTCACCTTTTGGAATAATCTAAAACTTTAGAGATTCGAAATATCTAGTATTAAAACCAATAATTTACTATAATAAAAATTATGTTTTCAGCTCTTTATCAGATTTTTATAACACCGTTAGTTCAGTTAACGGAATTTTTTTATTCATTATTTTTTGAAGTAACCGGCAATCAGGGAATTGCGGTAATCGGTCTAAGTTTTGTTGTCACAATTTTCACGCTTCCGCTTTATATGGTTGCAGAACAATGGCAGGAAACCGAAAGAAATATCCAGAAAAAACTGAAGCCTGGCGTTGAGCGGATTAAAAGCACATTCAAGGGTGACGAGCAGTATATGGTTCTTTCTACTTTTTACAGGGAAAACCATTATCATCCTATTTATGCTTTGCGTTCATCTTTCAGTCTTTTGATTCAGATTCCGTTTTTTATTGCGGCGTATAATTTTCTTTCAAACCTTGAGCCTTTAAAAAGTTATTCTTTTCTGTTCATAAAAAGTTTTGGTGAACCGGATGCAACTTTTCACATTGGTTCTTTTGCCGTAAATATTCTGCCGATTGCAATGACAATCATAAATTGTGTAGCGGGTTTTATTTACTCAAAAGGTCATCCTATTTCTGAAAAGATACAGATTTACGGTTGTGCGGCAGTTTTTCTGCTTCTGCTCTATAATTCTCCGGCGGGACTTGTTGTTTACTGGACAATGAACAACATTCTCTCCCTTGTTAAAAATATTTTTTACAAGATAAGAAATCCTAAGAAAGTTTTATATATCATTGCTTGTATCATTAGTATTTGCCTGATTTTATGCGGAGCGGTTTTGTTCAGACATACGAAAGCAATTTTCAGAATCATGCTTATTTTTGCTGGAATTTTGATTCCGCTTGCTCCGTTCGCAATCAAGTTTTTGGCTTCATTCTTTGAAAAACACTTTAATATTCTTGATGAGAATCCAAAGCTACGTCTTTCGATATTTTTGATTTCGGCGTTTATACTTGCAGTTCTTACAGGGCTTGCAATTCCTTCTATACTAATGCAGTCTGAGCCGGAACAGTACAGCTATGTTGATTCCTACGCTTCTCCGCTTTATTTTGTTTGGCACACATTTTTTCAGGCACTTGGATTTTTTGTTGTATGGTCATTTTGTTTTTATGCGTTATTTTCTTCAAAGACAAAAAAAGTCCTTACATTCCTATTCACTTTTGTGGCTTTTTCCGCACTGCTGAACTGTTTTGCTTTTTCAGGAAACTACGGGCCTGTAAATCCTAACCTTCTTTTTATGACTCCACAGCATTTTATGCCTGGAATAAAAATTGCTCTTGTAAATATTCTGTGCATGGCGGTAATATTGTCTTTGCTTGCCGTGGCTTTTTCCTTTAAGGCAAAGATTTTAAATTCGCTCTGTACAATTTTCTTGATTTCTCTTGTGGCAATTTCTGGAAAGAATATCATTTCTGTGCAAAATTCGTTCAAAAAAATGGAAGCACCTGACCTTTCAAAAAAAATCGAGCCTATCTTTCATCTTTCTAAGACTGGGAAAAATGTGATTGTTCTTATGCAGGACAGATTTTTTTCTCCACTGATTCCAAAAATACTTGAAAACAATCCTGAGCTAAGGAAACGGCTTGATGGTTTTATATGGTATCCAAATACGGTATCATTTGGAAAACTTACTATGATTGGAACCCCTGGAATTTTTGGCGGCTATGACTACACTCCTTTTGAGATGAACCGAAGAACGGATAAAACTCTTCAGCAGAAACACAACGAGGCAATTCTTACAATGCCAATTGTTTTTAACCAGAATAATTGGAATGTTACAGTTGCAGACCTTCCTTACGAAAATTATCTTGAGCAGCCAGTTACGGATATGTATAAAGGTTATGACTTTATAAATCGGGTCACAACACATGGTGCATATTCCGACATCTGGTATTCGCGTAACAATATGAAAAAATCTCCGTTCATGAGCGAAGGAATCAAACGAAATTTTATCTGGTTCAGCGTTTTAAAGATTGTTCCACCTTTCATGCGCCAGATTATTTACCACAAGAAATACTGGATTTCTTACAACAAATTTGAAGACAATGCGAAATTCATTGATAATTATTCAGAAATTGACTTATTTCCAGAACTGTTTGATTCTTCCTCTGAAAAAAATGCATTCTTCCTGTTGGACAACGAGGCAAACCATGAATCAATTCTTTTGCAGGCACCAGATTATATTCCTGTGGAAAATGTTACAGATTTCGGTCCAGGCGGAAAAGATGAAACCTATTCTTCTATGGTTGGAGTCTTAAAGCGTTTTGCAGACTTTATAGATTTCCTAAAAGAAAACAATTTGTACGATAATACAAAAATCATCATTGTTTCTGACCATGGAATGAGTCACGATACAGGAGTTTTTGATAATAAAACTCAAAACTTTCCATTCTACAAAGAGAATATGACTGCCACATTACTTGTAAAGGATTTTTCTAGCCGAGGAAACTTAAAAGAAGACTACACTTTTATGACAAATGCCGACACTCCTGCCCTTGCATTAAAAGACATTGACGGAAAAGCAGTAAATCCGTTCACAAAAAATCCTCTTGATGTAAATTCCGTGGGGGGGGGAATAACAAAGAACGACTTTATAAAAATGTCAAACGCCCCTGCTGAAAGTACAAGAATCAGGAAAAACACACGCTTTAACATAAAAGATGATGAATGGTACACCGTAAAAGATAATATTTTTGATGACAAAAATTGGTCGCATTATATTGTTAGGTCGAATGTCGAGTTTTAAATTTTAGTGTCATTATCGGGCTTGCCCCTGCGATGTTTCTGAAAGAAACTCGTTTGATAATCCGTTGGAAAGATTGCCAACCGAGTTTGCTGTGCAAACATCGCAGTGTCCAAGCACGGCAATGACAACCTTGTTAGCATAGGAATAACTGTTTAGTAGCTGTTTTTATTAAAACTCGAAATTGAGCCTATTAAAGACAAATAAAAAAAACGGTACATTGAAAATGTTTTAGTACCGCTTTTTTTATAACTTTTATGGATTTTTCCTTTTCCCCATTTTCTTTTTATCTTTTACTTTCAAAAGTATCCCATATCTTTCTAGCAAACATGGGATATGCTCATCTCTTCAGACTTTATGCTATTGCTTTTGCGCTGCGCACTTTTTTCAGAATCAGCTGATATGCAATGAGGGCTGCAAGCAGGCTTACACCTATGATGTCAGTTTTTGCTTCCGGGATTACACAGAACAAGCCTGCGATGGCGAACAGAATCCTTTCAAGCACATCAAATGTGATTATAGTCGCCTTGTCTTTCCTTGAATTGTAGAAGAAACCTGTGTTGTTAAATCCGTATCCTTCAAGCGCAACACTGATTCCAAACATTCCGAGTATCGCGGTTACAATTATCATGACAACAGAAAGAGCAGATGCGTTTATCATAAGCATTTTGCTGTTGTAGACAAACATGTAAGGAATTATAAACGCGCCTATGGCAAGCTTGGTTGCATTTATAGCGGTTTTCATTGGCTTGGCTTTTGCGATTGCGGCTCCGGCTATTGCGGCAAGCGCTACAGGAGGCGTAACATCGGCGATGATTCCAAAGTAGAATGCGAACATGTGCGCAGCAAGAGGCTCTATTCCAAGGCTTATGATTGCTCCTGCTGTAATTGTGGAAGTAATAAGGTAGTTCGCAGTTGTAGGCGCTCCCATTCCAAGAATTATGGAGGCAACCATTGTAAATACCAAAGTCAGCAAAAGTTTTCCGTGCGCCAGCATGACAAGCCCGTTTCCAAGCCTAAGTCCAAGCCCTGTAAGCGTTACGATTCCGATTATGATTCCAGCCATTCCGCAGGCAATCGCCACGCTGATGATGTTTCTTGCGGCAGTGCACATGATTTCAACAATGTCTTTTCCGCCGAAAGAAGGCTTGCGTCCATGCGCCAAGTCAGAGACAGAAACTCCGAATCCGACCAGAACGCAGGCGATGATTCCCATTAACGCCGCAAAAACCGCAGTCTTTCCGGCGCAGAGAAAATAGATAATCACAACGAGCGGAAGAATCATATAGCCTTTTTTCAGAAGAAGCGGCATAAAGCGCGGAAGCTGATCTTTTGGAAGCCCTTTTAATCCGAGCTTTTTCGCCTCAAGGTGAACTGTTATAAAGATTCCGGTAAAGTAAAGAATCGCAGGAACAATAGCAGCCTTTACAATCGTGATGTATGGAAGTCCAAGGCTTTCCGCCATAAGGAACGCTGCGGCTCCCATGATTGGCGGCATTATCTGTCCTCCTGTGGAAGCGGCTGCCTCAACTGCGCCTGCAAATTCGCCCTTGTAGCCAAGTTTTTTCATCATCGGAATTGTGAACGAGCCTGAGCCTACAGTGTTTGAGACAGACGAGCCTGAAACTGTTCCCAAAAGAGCTGAAGACAAGACCGCAACTTTCGCAGGTCCGCCGCTCGCTCCTCCTGCAAGCGCATTGCAAACATCAATAAAAAAGTGTCCGATTCCGGTTTTTTCAAGAAGAGCACCAAACAGAATAAAAAGGAAAATAAATGTAGAGCAGGCTCCGATTGGAGTTCCCATGATTCCTTCTGTGTTGTAAAAAAGATGGCATACGACACGCTGAAGCGAATATCCCCTGTGATGCAAAAATCCCGGAAGATATTTTCCGGCGAACGCAAACACGATGAACGAGCCGGCTATAATCATAATAGGAAGCCCTACAATTCTTCTGCAGCTCTCAAAAAGCACAAGGATTCCGACAATTCCGACTGCCACATCCAACGGCGTGTTGTTTCCGGAGCGTCTTACGAGCGAGTCAAAATTCACGACAATGTAAAGCCAGCACGCCGCTCCAATCAGACCAAGCGCAATGTCGTACCAAGGAAGCGTGTTCCGGGGGCTGTTTTTTGTAGGCGGAAAAAGGAGAAACGCCAGAAGCTGCACAAAAGCCAAGTGAGTCGCGCGAAGAACCTGAGCTGTAATTGCTCCGGACAAAGTCGCATATAACTGAAAAATCACAAAAATAACAGAAATAAAAACTGTAATATACTGACGCCAGCATTTATGCTCACGGTAAGACTGCTCGCGGTCAAGCTCCTTCATCATTCTTTTCATTTCTTCTTCGTTTGAAGTAGGAAGAATCTGCTCGATGTAGTCATTAGAGTTTTTGTTTTTGTCGTTTGCCATTCAAACCTCCTATAAAAAGGCAATGAGAAAATTTTTATTTTATATGATGAAAAATATAATCAGCAATCGAGACGTTTTTTGTCTGAAAGACTATGCTTGTCTGCGGCTCAAAAAAATCAGCAAGAAAATAATCTGTGTATTTCCCATTTTTATCTTCAATAGAAAGCGCATGGTTCGCAACAATTCCTACAGCCATCACAAGCCTTTCGACTGTTCTGTTTATATTTGAAATCTCGTAGCCTTCGTCAGTTGATGAAAAAACCGCGCCGGGCATTTCCTGTGGCTCAGGAATTCCTGCCCCGTAAGAAACAAAAACTGTTCTGTCGCAAACAAGATTGCGCCCTTTCGCCTTGTAAAAATCTTTTACGCGGCCTTTGTTAACAGAATGTGTATAGGAAATCGCAAAGCCGTTCCTAAAGCCGTTCATAGAATAAAATCTTTGCGATGTTTTTTTTCTATTGCTGACTGAAAGAACGGGAAATGCAGGGAAAAGAAAAATTCCCCCTGCCAAAAAAATTAAAATAAGAACTGCAAAAAGCCTTTTAGACAAATATTTCCGCCGGATTAGTTCAAGCCAAGCTCGCTGAAATATCTTTTTGCGCCCGGATGGAAGGGAACAGAAACTCCTGTTACAGCAGATTGAGCGGAAACTTCTTTACCTTTTGCGTGGGCAGTCGCAAGGTCCGAAAGATTTTCAAACAAGGCCTTTGTCATCTCGTAGACAATTTCCTCATCGAGTTTTGCGCTTACAGCAAGTGTCGCCTTGATTGCAAGCGCCTGGGTGTCGGAATCAGTTCCTTTGTATGTTCCGCCAGGAATTGTTGTCTGAGTGTAGTATCCGTATTTTTCGCAGATTTCCTTTGCAGCTTCTCCGTCAACAGGAACAAGAGTAAGTCCTGCCGTGAATGCAAGCTCCTGCAATGCCGCGTTTGGAACACCGGCAGTGATAAAGCAGCCGTCCAAAGTTCCGTTCTGAATTCCTTCCGCGGATTCCTTGAATGAAAGGTTGCTCTTCTTGATGTCGTCGAATGTGAGTCCGTAGCCTTCCATAATCTGCTTTGCGTTGAATTCAACTCCAGAGCCGGCGTCTCCAACAGAAATACGTTTTCCCTTGAAGTCTGCAACTGATTTTATTCCGCTGTCTTTTGAGACCGCAATCTGGACAACCTCAGGATAAAGAGTTCCGATTGTCATGATGTTTTCAAGCTTTTCGCCTTCAAAAAGATCTGTTCCGTTGTAAGCGTAGTCCATTACATCGTTCTGAACAATCGCATATTCAGCTTCGCCTTTGTTTATAAGACGAAGATTTTCTGCGGAAGCTCCGGTCGCCTGAGCCGTAACGTTCATATTCTCAATTTTTGTATTCCAGATATTTGCAATTGCGCCGCCGAACGGATAGTACGTTCCTCCAGTTCCGCCGGTCGCAAGGATGTAGTCTTTTTTAGCATTAGAGCAGCCTGAAAGCACAAGCCCCGCGCAAATCAACAGCGCGCCACATTTTACAATTTTCTTCATAGAAACCTCCAAAAAATCAACAAAAAATACGCTGAATTATACTATATAATTGAGTTTTTTTCAATTAGCTTGAAAAAACTTTAATATCAGTGTAACAAAAAAAACACATCATCTAGTCTAAAAAGAAATTATTCATTATAATTTTTTTTCAAATCTTTAATTAAAGGTTTTTCTTTATGTTAAATTTTCTTTACACAGTAATAATTTATCCGCTTATTCAGATAATCGAGTTTTCCTTTGTACTTTTTGACAGCGTTTTTAAGAACGAAGGAATTGCAGTTATCGGTGTAAGCCTTGCGGTTTCTATTCTTTGCCTCCCGCTTTATATTGTGGCCGAGCATTGGCAGCAGATTCAGCGTGACACGGAAAAAAAACTTGATCCGGGAATCCAGCGAATCAAGTCTGTTTTTAAAGGCGATGAGCAGTACATGATTCTTACAACTTTCTACAAAGAAAATCATTACCATCCGCTTATGGCATTGCGCTCATCATTCGGACTTTTGATTCAGATTCCGTTTTTTATGGCGGCATATTCCTTTCTTTCAAACCTTGAATCTTTGCGCGGCTATTCGTTCCTTTTTATAAAAGACATGGGCGCACAGGACGCGCTTTTTTCAATCGGTGGATTTCCAATCAATGTGCTTCCAATCGCGATGACGCTCATAAATATTGTTGCTGGTGCGGTTTACACAAAAGGATTCAAATTCAAGGACAAGATCACAATTTACGCAATGGCTTTGATTTTCCTTGTAATTCTTTATTCATCTCCAGCAGGACTCGTTCTTTATTGGACGATGAACAATGTTTTCTCTCTTGTAAAAAATATCTTCTATAAGATTAAAAATCCTGCAAAAGTTCTATATGTTGTTTTTGCGGCCGCAATTTTCGGTTTGGACGGCTACGTTCTTTTTGTTCATCATGGATTTTTGCACAAGCGAATTCTGCTTGCAACAGTTGCAACTTTGATTTTGGCAGTACCTTTTGTTGTAAAATTAATCTCGCATCTTTTGGACACAACTTTAAAACCGCTCACAGAAAACAAAAAAGCACGGTTTGGAATTTTCTTTGTTTCAAGCATTGCGCTTTGCCTTTTCGCAGGAACTGTAATTCCTTCGTTTATAATAGGTTCTTCCCCTGTTGAATTTTCAAATATTGACGGACATGGCTCACCGCTTTATTTTATCTACAATTCCACAACACAGACTTTCGGGCTTTTTGTGTTCTGGATGAGTTGTGTTTACTTCTTGTTCAACGAACGCATTCAGGCTGGATTCGCAGTTGTAATGCCAGTTCTGCTTTTTGTTGCCTTGATTGATGTATTTGTTTTTTCAGGCGACTATGGAACTCTTTCGCGTCTTATAACTTTTGCGGAAAGCATTGATTCAGCTCCGCTATGGCAGATAACCATTAATTTGTTATGCATAATTTTCGCGGTCTGCATTCCTTTTCTTCTTCTTAAATTCAAAAAAGAAAAAGTTTTGAACGGAATTCTTGCCGTAATTCTTATTGCAGAAACAGGACTTTCGCTTGTTCATATTGTGCAGATTCAAAACGGATATTTAGAATACAAAAGAACTGTTGCCGATGATGTGCAGGAAGTTGACACAATAAGTCCGCTGTATCACGTCTCAAAGACAGGAAAAAATGTGTTCGTAATCATGCTTGACCGCGCGGAAAATTCTTATGTTCAACCGATTTTTGAAGCCTTCCCAGAATTGTATGACATTTACGACGGATTCACGCTTTACCACAACACAGCCTCTTGGAACCAAGGAACATTACTTGGTGCTCCTCCACTTTTTGGCGGCTACGAATATACTCCAGTTGAAATAAACAAACGCAAAACAGAACGTCTTGTTGACAAACAGAATGAAGCGCTTCTAACGCTTCCACGAATCTTTACTGAACAAGCAGATTTTACAGCGCAAGTTTCGGACTTGAGCTGGGCAAACTACAGCTGGATTCCTGATATGTCAATCTGTTCACCTTACAAGAAGATAGAGGGCTTTAATGTTGAGCGAAAATACACTGACCTTTGGGTAAAGCAAAACCCGGACAAAGTTCGCCCGAACATAACAAGCACATGCCTTAAACGAAACCTTGTATGGTTCAGTCTTTTTAAGGCAGTTCCGCTTTTTGCGCGCGACAGTGTATATGATGATGGCGCATGGTGGTCTTCCGACGAACAGACTTCTGACATAATGGAATTTATTGATTATTATTCGGCGCTTGACTATATGCCAGAACTTACAGATTTTACAGCCGAAGGAAACAAATTCTTTGCAATTGTAAACGACACAACTCATTCCGGGCAGAAACTCCAGGCACCGGATTACATTCCGGCAATCAACATTGAAGACAAAACTCATTCAAAAGTTGAAAAATACAGTTGTGCTTCTGGAAATATTGCCGCGCTAAAACGGTTCGGAGAATGGATTCAATATTTAAAGGAAAACGACTGCTACGACAATTCGCGCATTATTTTTGTTGCTGACCACGGAATCGGAACAGATGAAGGATTCAAGCTGGACTTTGAGCAGACAGAATTCCCGAAAGGCTACAATCCTGACCACAACCATCCGCTGCTTCTGGTAAAGGATTTTAACGCAAAAGGTAAACTTTCTGTAAACGAAGATTTTATGACCAACGCAGATGTTCCGGCAATTGCGACAAAAGGAATAATCGAAAATCCAAAAAATCCGGCTACAGGCAAAGAAATCAAGGAAATTCCGCCAGCAGAAAAAAAGGCTTCCGGCGTAGTTCTTACACATAACTGGCATCCTGGCAAAAACGGACTGAACACATTCACAGTTCCAGAAGATGACTGGTACACAATTTCAGAAAATCTCTTTGAAGCCAAAAACTGGCAGAAAGGAATTAAATAGTTTTGTAAATTTTTATTAGGAGATAAAAATGATTCTACCACTTTATATTGATCCAGGCACGGGCTCAATGCTTTTTAGCATTTTAATTGGAGCAGCCGCAACACTATTTTTCTTGGCAAAAGCACTTCTTTTAAAAATCAAGCTTTTTTTGTCAGGAAAAAAAGACGGCAAAATTCAACTTGACTCTTCTTACAAGCCGTATGTAATTTACAACGAAGGAAACCAGTACTGGAATACTTTCAAACCAGTTGTGGAGGAATTTGAAAAAAGAAAAATTCCGCTTGAATATCTTACTTCTTCAAAGACAGACCCGATTTTTGAGCAAAAATACAATTATGTAAAAGCCGAATTTATCGGTGAAGGAAATACTGCTTTTGCAAAATTAAATATGCTAAGCGCAGGAATTGTTCTTATGACAACTCCAGGACTTCAAGTTTATCAATTAAAAAGAAGTAAAAACGTAAAGCACTATTCGCACATTCTTCACATGCCGAACGATGCCACAACCTACAGACTTTTTGGCTTGGATTTTTTTGACTCAGTTCTTCTTACCGGCGACTACCAGGCGACAGACCTTCGTTATCTTGAAGAAAAACGTGGAATCACCAAAAAAGAGCTTGTTACAGTTGGATGTCCTTATCTTGACGTGTACAAACAGAATATCGCGGATATTCCGGTGGAAGAAAACCATCCGTTTACAGTTCTTGTTTCTCCAAGCTGGGGCGACGTTGGGCTTCTTAAAAAATATGGAGAAAAACTTCTTGATCCGCTTTCAAAAACTGGCTGGAGAATTATTGTGCGCCCTCACCCGCAGTCAAAAAAATCAGAGGCAGAAATGCTCGAACGCCTTACAGCGCGCTACAAGGACAATCCGAATATTGTATGGGACTATGAGCGCCAGAATATTTTCTCACTCAAAAAAGCCGACATTATGATTTCTGATTTTTCTGGAATTATTTTTGACTACACATTCCTTTGCGACAAGCCTGTTATGTACGTAAATGCCGGAATTGACTTGCGCCCATACGATGCTTACGATTTGGACGGAAAAGAACTGTGGCAGTATTCAGTTTTGAAAAAGTTCGGAACAGAATTAAAGGAAGAACAATTTTCAAACATAAAAGAAGTCATTCAGTCTGTAAGCGACAGCAAGGAACTTGAAGAAGCCCGCCACGCCGCAAAAGCCGAAGCCTGGATGCACGAAGGCGAAGCCGGAAAAAATATTGTTGATTTTATGTTAAGCAAGGTTGAAACTCAGCCGAACAAGGAAGGTCAAAAATGATTTTTTACAATATTTTTATCTCTCCAATCGAGCTGATAATTGATTGGGTTTTCAATTTTTTTATACGAAAACTTCCGTTCCTTGGAATCTTGGGAGCGATTGTGAGCGTTAGCCTTGCCATAAATTTTCTTGCCTTGCCTATCTACAATATTGCAGACAGTCTGCAGGACAAGGAAAGAAAAATTCAGCAAAAACTAAAGCCTGGCATACAGAGAATAAAAGCCGTTTTCTTTGGTGATGAGCGTTTTATGATTCTGCAGACTTTTTACAGGGAAAATCATTATCATCCTATATACACTTTTAAAAGTTCTCTTTCAATTTTAATTGAAATTCCATTCTTTATTGCGGCATACCATTATCTTTCAAATAGTGAGTTGCTGAAAGTTACCCCCCCCCACTACTAATAAAAAGTATAGTACCTTCTTTTTCTGAGCCTGACCGGATTTTTAGTTTTCAGCTTTTTGGACGGACTTTTTTTATAAACATTTTGCCGATTTTAATGACGGTAATTAACATCTTTTCCGGGATTTCATATTCAAAACAATCATCCTTTCGTGAAAAAATACAAATCTATGGGCTTGCGCTTGTGTTTCTTTTTCTTTTGTATAACTCGCCAAGCGGACTTGTAATTTACTGGATTTTTAACAACTTATTTTCATTTGCAAAGAACATAGTAAAATCCTGCAAAAATCCAGGAAAAATTCTCCATATCCTGATTTCAATATTTTCAATTT
This genomic window contains:
- a CDS encoding EamA family transporter, whose protein sequence is MLEMIPYISFLFISVIISAYSQILLKKSAQKTYKSFFKEYINPYVICGYGIFFIAIFLDMLGLRKVPVSYIPIIESSSYVFIIIFSRIFLGEKINRRKTIAISAILLGIGIYLV
- a CDS encoding glycosyltransferase; this translates as MSVFSLRHHTPDAQIVILTDNKTSSSFSASNKRLGLINQGATIITVNFDDSVSNTQRSRILKTTIPEHVSGDFLFIDCDTIICDDLSSIEKNLQDTKISAVLDGHVPLSEHKHKDYFIKREKKLGFSASEKTGKHYNSGVMLFKDCPESREFFKKWNELWTWCFTEKHDHHDQPAFNEASLECGAIIKELDGIWNCQLSQGGLAYLENAKIIHYFSSEGGKNYIPYYKLAEKNIQQKVKDFGGIPSDVSQMILNPKFQFNKVHLINDKRIVSIMQSAIIFTIADIKIKIPWLFNILESICRNSRNFAKKLKKKK
- the yidC gene encoding membrane protein insertase YidC, with protein sequence MFSALYQIFITPLVQLTEFFYSLFFEVTGNQGIAVIGLSFVVTIFTLPLYMVAEQWQETERNIQKKLKPGVERIKSTFKGDEQYMVLSTFYRENHYHPIYALRSSFSLLIQIPFFIAAYNFLSNLEPLKSYSFLFIKSFGEPDATFHIGSFAVNILPIAMTIINCVAGFIYSKGHPISEKIQIYGCAAVFLLLLYNSPAGLVVYWTMNNILSLVKNIFYKIRNPKKVLYIIACIISICLILCGAVLFRHTKAIFRIMLIFAGILIPLAPFAIKFLASFFEKHFNILDENPKLRLSIFLISAFILAVLTGLAIPSILMQSEPEQYSYVDSYASPLYFVWHTFFQALGFFVVWSFCFYALFSSKTKKVLTFLFTFVAFSALLNCFAFSGNYGPVNPNLLFMTPQHFMPGIKIALVNILCMAVILSLLAVAFSFKAKILNSLCTIFLISLVAISGKNIISVQNSFKKMEAPDLSKKIEPIFHLSKTGKNVIVLMQDRFFSPLIPKILENNPELRKRLDGFIWYPNTVSFGKLTMIGTPGIFGGYDYTPFEMNRRTDKTLQQKHNEAILTMPIVFNQNNWNVTVADLPYENYLEQPVTDMYKGYDFINRVTTHGAYSDIWYSRNNMKKSPFMSEGIKRNFIWFSVLKIVPPFMRQIIYHKKYWISYNKFEDNAKFIDNYSEIDLFPELFDSSSEKNAFFLLDNEANHESILLQAPDYIPVENVTDFGPGGKDETYSSMVGVLKRFADFIDFLKENNLYDNTKIIIVSDHGMSHDTGVFDNKTQNFPFYKENMTATLLVKDFSSRGNLKEDYTFMTNADTPALALKDIDGKAVNPFTKNPLDVNSVGGGITKNDFIKMSNAPAESTRIRKNTRFNIKDDEWYTVKDNIFDDKNWSHYIVRSNVEF
- a CDS encoding TRAP transporter permease, producing the protein MANDKNKNSNDYIEQILPTSNEEEMKRMMKELDREQSYREHKCWRQYITVFISVIFVIFQLYATLSGAITAQVLRATHLAFVQLLAFLLFPPTKNSPRNTLPWYDIALGLIGAACWLYIVVNFDSLVRRSGNNTPLDVAVGIVGILVLFESCRRIVGLPIMIIAGSFIVFAFAGKYLPGFLHHRGYSLQRVVCHLFYNTEGIMGTPIGACSTFIFLFILFGALLEKTGIGHFFIDVCNALAGGASGGPAKVAVLSSALLGTVSGSSVSNTVGSGSFTIPMMKKLGYKGEFAGAVEAAASTGGQIMPPIMGAAAFLMAESLGLPYITIVKAAIVPAILYFTGIFITVHLEAKKLGLKGLPKDQLPRFMPLLLKKGYMILPLVVIIYFLCAGKTAVFAALMGIIACVLVGFGVSVSDLAHGRKPSFGGKDIVEIMCTAARNIISVAIACGMAGIIIGIVTLTGLGLRLGNGLVMLAHGKLLLTLVFTMVASIILGMGAPTTANYLITSTITAGAIISLGIEPLAAHMFAFYFGIIADVTPPVALAAIAGAAIAKAKPMKTAINATKLAIGAFIIPYMFVYNSKMLMINASALSVVMIIVTAILGMFGISVALEGYGFNNTGFFYNSRKDKATIITFDVLERILFAIAGLFCVIPEAKTDIIGVSLLAALIAYQLILKKVRSAKAIA
- a CDS encoding DUF1850 domain-containing protein, which codes for MNGFRNGFAISYTHSVNKGRVKDFYKAKGRNLVCDRTVFVSYGAGIPEPQEMPGAVFSSTDEGYEISNINRTVERLVMAVGIVANHALSIEDKNGKYTDYFLADFFEPQTSIVFQTKNVSIADYIFHHIK
- a CDS encoding TAXI family TRAP transporter solute-binding subunit: MKKIVKCGALLICAGLVLSGCSNAKKDYILATGGTGGTYYPFGGAIANIWNTKIENMNVTAQATGASAENLRLINKGEAEYAIVQNDVMDYAYNGTDLFEGEKLENIMTIGTLYPEVVQIAVSKDSGIKSVADFKGKRISVGDAGSGVEFNAKQIMEGYGLTFDDIKKSNLSFKESAEGIQNGTLDGCFITAGVPNAALQELAFTAGLTLVPVDGEAAKEICEKYGYYTQTTIPGGTYKGTDSDTQALAIKATLAVSAKLDEEIVYEMTKALFENLSDLATAHAKGKEVSAQSAVTGVSVPFHPGAKRYFSELGLN